A single Suricata suricatta isolate VVHF042 chromosome 2, meerkat_22Aug2017_6uvM2_HiC, whole genome shotgun sequence DNA region contains:
- the LRRC4 gene encoding leucine-rich repeat-containing protein 4 produces the protein MKLLWQVTVHHTWNAVLLPVVYLTAQVWILCAAIAAAASAGPQNCPSVCSCSNQFSKVVCTRRGLSEVPQGIPSNTRYLNLMENNIQMIQADTFRHLHHLEVLQLGRNSIRQIEVGAFNGLASLNTLELFDNWLTVIPSGAFEYLSKLRELWLRNNPIESIPSYAFNRVPSLMRLDLGELKKLEYISEGAFEGLFNLKYLNLGMCNIKDMPNLTPLVGLEELEMSGNHFPEIRPGSFHGLSSLKKLWVMNSQVSLIERNAFDGLASLVELNLAHNNLSSLPHDLFTPLRYLVELHLHHNPWNCDCDILWLAWWLREYIPTNSTCCGRCHAPLHMRGRYLVEVDQASFQCSAPFIMDAPRDLNISEGRMAELKCRTPPMSSVKWLLPNGTVLSHASRHPRISVLNDGTLNFSHVLLSDTGVYTCMVTNVAGNSNASAYLNVSTAELNTSNYSFFTTVTVETTEISPEDTTRKYKPVPTTSTGYQPAYTTSTTVLIQTTRVPKQVPATDTNDKMQTSLDEVMKTTKIIIGCFVAVTLLAAAMLIVFYKLRKRHQQRSTVTAARTVEIIQVDEDIPAAASAAATAAPSGVSGEGAVVLPTIHDHINYNTYKPAHGAHWTENSLGNSLHPTVTTISEPYIIQTHTKDKVQETQI, from the coding sequence ATGAAGCTCTTGTGGCAGGTAACTGTGCACCACACCTGGAATGCCGTCCTGCTCCCCGTCGTCTACCTCACGGCGCAAGTGTGGATTCTGTGTGCAGCCATCGCCGCTGCCGCCTCCGCCGGGCCCCAGAACTGCCCATCCGTTTGCTCGTGCAGTAACCAGTTCAGCAAGGTGGTGTGCACCCGCCGGGGCCTTTCCGAGGTCCCCCAGGGTATTCCCTCCAACACCCGGTACCTCAACCTCATGGAAAACAATATCCAGATGATCCAGGCCGACACCTTCCGCCACCTCCACCACCTGGAGGTCCTGCAGCTGGGCAGGAACTCCATCCGGCAGATCGAGGTGGGGGCCTTCAACGGCCTGGCCAGTCTCAACACCCTGGAGCTGTTTGACAACTGGCTGACCGTCATCCCCAGTGGGGCCTTTGAGTACCTGTCCAAGCTGCGGGAGCTCTGGCTTCGCAACAACCCCATAGAAAGCATCCCCTCTTATGCCTTCAACCGGGTGCCCTCCCTCATGCGCCTCGACCTGGGGGAGCTCAAGAAGCTGGAGTACATCTCTGAGGGCGCTTTTGAGGGACTATTCAACCTCAAGTACCTGAACCTGGGCATGTGCAACATTAAAGATATGCCCAATCTGACCCCGttggtggggctggaggagctGGAGATGTCAGGGAACCACTTCCCTGAGATCAGGCCTGGCTCCTTCCATGGCCTAAGCTCCCTCAAGAAGCTCTGGGTCATGAACTCCCAGGTCAGCCTGATTGAGCGGAACGCTTTTGATGGGCTGGCCTCGCTTGTGGAACTCAACTTGGCCCACAATAACCTCTCTTCTTTGCCCCATGACCTCTTCACCCCACTGAGGTACCTTGTGGAGTTGCACCTACACCACAATCCGTGGAACTGCGATTGTGACATTCTGTGGCTAGCCTGGTGGCTTCGGGAGTACATACCCACCAATTCTACCTGCTGTGGCCGCTGCCATGCTCCCCTGCACATGCGTGGCCGCTACCTGGTGGAGGTGGACCAGGCCTCCTTCCAGTGCTCTGCCCCCTTCATCATGGATGCCCCTCGAGATCTCAATATCTCTGAGGGTCGGATGGCAGAACTTAAGTGTCGGACTCCCCCAATGTCCTCCGTGAAGTGGCTGCTGCCCAATGGGACAGTGCTCAGCCACGCCTCCCGCCACCCGAGGATCTCTGTCCTCAATGACGGCACCTTGAACTTTTCCCACGTGCTGCTCTCAGACACGGGGGTCTACACTTGCATGGTGACCAATGTGGCAGGCAACTCCAACGCCTCGGCCTACCTCAACGTGAGCACGGCCGAGCTCAACACCTCCAACTACAGCTTCTTCACAACAGTCACAGTGGAGACCACTGAGATCTCACCTGAGGATACAACGCGCAAGTACAAGCCTGTTCCTACGACGTCCACTGGTTATCAGCCGGCATATACCACCTCTACCACGGTGCTCATTCAGACCACCCGTGTGCCCAAGCAGGTACCCGCGACAGACACCAATGATAAGATGCAGACCAGCCTGGATGAAGTCATGAAGACCACCAAGATTATCATTGGCTGCTTTGTGGCAGTGACTCTGCTAGCTGCTGCCATGTTGATTGTCTTCTATAAACTTCGTAAGCGGCACCAGCAGAGGAGTACGGTCACAGCTGCCCGGACAGTTGAGATTATCCAGGTGGATGAAGACATCCCAGCGGCGGCGTctgcagcagcaacagcagctcCATCCGGTGTATCAGGTGAGGGGGCAGTAGTGCTGCCCACAATTCATGACCATATTAACTACAACACCTACAAACCAGCACATGGGGCCCACTGGACAGAAAACAGCCTGGGGAACTCTCTGCACCCCACAGTCACCACAATCTCTGAACCTTATATAATTCAGACCCATACCAAGGACAAGGTACAGGAAACTCAAATatga